Proteins from one Panicum virgatum strain AP13 chromosome 7K, P.virgatum_v5, whole genome shotgun sequence genomic window:
- the LOC120641451 gene encoding transport and Golgi organization protein 2 homolog, producing MCIAAWAWDCHPAHRLLLLFNRDEYLSRPTQPAQWWAAGEDGKEILGGRDELGGGTWMGCTRDGKLAFLTNVREPDSIIGAKTRGQLPVRFLQGSHSPLEYATEIAKEADRYNGFNLILADVNSGTMVYISNRPGGDPVIQTIAPGLHVLSNGAIDSPWPKALRLGQSFKKYLETNDDSEASLKQMVEESMMDTIKPDRSMVPDTGVDPEWEYKLSSIFIDTAKGQARYGTRSMVALAAKLDGEVTFFERYLENSSWKENIIQFQMEKAQHDLRGTSE from the exons ATGTGCATCGCGGCGTGGGCGTGGGATTGCCACCCGGCGCATCGCCTACTCTTGCTCTTCAACCGCGACGAGTATCTCTCCAG GCCGACGCAGCCGGCGCAGTGgtgggcggcgggggaggacgGCAAGGAGATCCTCGGAGGCAGGGACGAGCTCGGCGGGGGCACGTGGATGGGGTGCACGAGGGACGGGAAGCTCGCCTTTCTTACCAACGTGCGGGAGCCCGACTCGATCATCGGCGCCAAGACCAGAGGACAGCTCCCCGTCAGGTTTCTCCAG GGCAGCCACAGTCCACTGGAGTACGCAACAGAAATTGCAAAGGAAGCAGATCGGTACAATGGTTTTAACCTTATATTGGCTGATGTGAACTCCGGAACCATGGTTTACATCTCTAATAGACCTGGAGGTGATCCTGTGATTCAAACAATTGCTCCTGGACTTCATGTGCTTTCAAATGGTGCAATTGATTCCCCTTGGCCAAAG GCACTGCGTTTAGGACAGAGTTTCAAAAAATATCTGGAAACAAATGATGATTCGGAAGCCTCTTTAAAACAAATGGTAGAAGAGTCGATGATGGATACAATCAAGCCTGATAGATCTATGGTGCCTGATACCGGCGTTGATCCTGAATGGGAGTACAAGTTAAGCTCTATTTTCATTGACACTGCAAAAGGACAG GCACGATATGGAACACGAAGCATGGTGGCGCTAGCAGCAAAATTAGATGGTGAGGTAACATTCTTCGAGAGGTATTTGGAGAACAGCTCGTGGAAGGAGAATATCATTCAGTTTCAGATGGAGAAGGCACAACATGACTTGAGAGGAACTTCAGAATAA